The following coding sequences are from one Onychostoma macrolepis isolate SWU-2019 chromosome 24, ASM1243209v1, whole genome shotgun sequence window:
- the fam168b gene encoding myelin-associated neurite-outgrowth inhibitor isoform X1 — MNPVYSPASSGVPYANHKGIGYPAGFPVGYAAAAPAYSPGMYPGANPAFPTGYAPGTPFKMSCSPTTGAVPPYSSSPNPYPAAVYPVRSPYPQQNPYAQQQGTYYTQPLYAAPPHVIHHTTVVQPNGMPAAMYAPPIPPPRPNGVAMGMVGGTTMAMSAGTLLTTHSPTPVAPHPSMPTYRPPATPTYSYVPPQW, encoded by the exons ATGAACCCTGTTTATAGCCCCGCGTCATCAGGGGTTCCTTATGCCAACCATAAAGGAATAGGATACCCAG CGGGATTTCCTGTGGGTTATGCAGCGGCAGCTCCAGCATACTCCCCTGGCATGTACCCTGGCGCTAATCCAGCCTTTCCCACAG GTTATGCTCCCGGGACCCCTTTCAAAATGTCCTGCTCCCCAACAACAGGTGCTGTACCCCCCTATTCCTCATCACCTAATCCCTACCCTGCTGCAGTCTACCCCGTGAGAAGTCCCTACCCCCAACAGAACCCCTACGCACAG CAGCAAGGCACTTACTACACACAGCCCCTTTACGCAGCGCCACCGCATGTCATTCATCATACAACGGTGGTCCAGCCCAATGGCATGCCAGCGGCCATGTATGCCCCTCCCATTCCCCCACCCCGCCCTAACGGAGTCGCCATGGGCATGGTAGGAGGCACCACCATGGCGATGTCAGCTG gGACATTATTAACTACTCACTCTCCAACCCCAGTCGCGCCCCACCCTTCAATGCCCACGTACCGCCCACCTGCCACTCCCACCTACAGTTACGTGCCCCCGCAGTGGTGA
- the fam168b gene encoding myelin-associated neurite-outgrowth inhibitor isoform X2, producing the protein MNPVYSPASSGVPYANHKGIGYPAGFPVGYAAAAPAYSPGMYPGANPAFPTGYAPGTPFKMSCSPTTGAVPPYSSSPNPYPAAVYPVRSPYPQQNPYAQQGTYYTQPLYAAPPHVIHHTTVVQPNGMPAAMYAPPIPPPRPNGVAMGMVGGTTMAMSAGTLLTTHSPTPVAPHPSMPTYRPPATPTYSYVPPQW; encoded by the exons ATGAACCCTGTTTATAGCCCCGCGTCATCAGGGGTTCCTTATGCCAACCATAAAGGAATAGGATACCCAG CGGGATTTCCTGTGGGTTATGCAGCGGCAGCTCCAGCATACTCCCCTGGCATGTACCCTGGCGCTAATCCAGCCTTTCCCACAG GTTATGCTCCCGGGACCCCTTTCAAAATGTCCTGCTCCCCAACAACAGGTGCTGTACCCCCCTATTCCTCATCACCTAATCCCTACCCTGCTGCAGTCTACCCCGTGAGAAGTCCCTACCCCCAACAGAACCCCTACGCACAG CAAGGCACTTACTACACACAGCCCCTTTACGCAGCGCCACCGCATGTCATTCATCATACAACGGTGGTCCAGCCCAATGGCATGCCAGCGGCCATGTATGCCCCTCCCATTCCCCCACCCCGCCCTAACGGAGTCGCCATGGGCATGGTAGGAGGCACCACCATGGCGATGTCAGCTG gGACATTATTAACTACTCACTCTCCAACCCCAGTCGCGCCCCACCCTTCAATGCCCACGTACCGCCCACCTGCCACTCCCACCTACAGTTACGTGCCCCCGCAGTGGTGA